The Halioglobus maricola genome segment GTCGACTACAACGATGTGTTGCGTTTTCATCGCTCTCTCGATGCAGAATCGTTTGTTGGCGACCTCGCCGCGCTGGACCGGCTTGCCAGGGGCGTTATCGCTGGCCAGCCCGAGAGCACTCTGGCTCAGCATGCCAAAGACGCTTTCAGTACCTCTCCCGTCACCCTGACGTTTGACGCAGGGATTGTCGAAGTTGAAACCTACAACTGGGAAGCCCCAATCACCGCGGCAAACTTCCTCAACTATGTGACCACGGGTTTTTATGACCAGACACTGGTTCACCGCGCGATTAACGATTTCATGATCCAGATGGGCTGGATTGCCTACCTCGGCCGCGATACCTTCGAGCGGATAGAGTGGGAGCAAAAAGCGCCCGGCCCCGCCATCTTCAACGAAGCCAGCAATGGCCTCTCAAACGTGCGCGGAGCACTGGCCATGGCTCGCACCAGCGACCCCAACAGCGCCACCAGCCAGTTCTTTATCAACCAGGCAAACAACACTTTCCTGGACTATGGCTCTGCCAGCAACCCCGACGGCTACGCGGTATTCGGCCGAGTCATCTCCGGGCTATCAGTGGTAGATACCATCGCCGCCGAGCGCACTACCTCGGTTAGCGGTATCGGTCAGGATGTTCCCTCTCGCGGCGTTGTGCTTGAATCAGCAGTAGCGGGAAACTGAGGCCCACATGAATTCTCCCACCCTTGAGATCGGCCGCTACAATGAGCTCACCATCCTTGAAACAGGCGATCACGGTGTCATTCTGGACGGTCATCAAGCTGGCCGTCTGCTGCTCTCGCGCCGCCAGTGTCCTCCGGACCTAAGCCCCGGGGATAATCTGGAGGTGTTTATTTTCGTCGATTCACTCGGCGACGCTGTACCCACCACTCGCCGCCCGGCGGCGCAAGTCGGCGAAGTTGCCTGGCTAGAGATCGTAGAGGTGAACGAGATCGGCGCCTTTGCGGATTGGGGCATGAGCAAAGACCTGTTCATTCCCTTCGCCGAACAACCCCACAAACTCAGCAAGGGTCGCCATGCCCTGGTGCGCGTCTACATCGACAACAAGGGCCGCCTCGCTGGCTCCAATCGTATTGATCACTGGATAGAGGATGAAACCGAGGGATTTAAAACAGGCCAGGCGGTGAGACTGATGATAGCTGACAAGACCGAAATGGGATTCAAGGCCATCATCAATCACCAGTATTGGGGGCTACTATACGCCAACGAACTCTACCAACGGGTGCGTAAAGGCCAGACCGTAGACGGCTACATCAAGCGCGTGCGGGACGACAGCCGAGTAGACCTCACCCTGAGTCAACCGGGTTTCAGCAAGGGCAAAATGGCGGGGATCAGCGAGCAGATACTCGCTGCGCTCGAAGACAATGACGGATTCCTGCCCCTAAACGACAAAAGCCCACCCAAAGAAATTTACGCGACCTTCAAGGTCAGCAAAAAAGTCTTCAAGCAGGCTGTTGGTGGTTTATACAAGCAGCGCAAGATTGTGCTGGAAAATGGCGGGATTCGCCTTTCCGACTAATTGCCTCGCGGCGTGGCTGTTTTCACTGCACCCAGAATAGGTGCTGAACTGATGCCGGACTCAATCACATCAATTTTGTTACCAGATTCCAGGAACGCCTTGGTTTGCTCGGCGATGGTCTCAGAACTGGTCACCGCGGCCGGGGCCTTGCGGGATGAATTTTTAGATCGTAGTTGCGCCATGATGGCCTCCCTTAGTGCACGTGACCGTGAGCGATTTCTTCTTCTGTAGCTTCCCGAACATCGACAATCTCTACATCGAAATTGAGGTGCACGCCCGCCAGCGGATGGTTGGCATCAACTGTCACCTGCTCAGCTTCAACCGCTTTGACAACAACGCGACGCGCATTGCCTGAGGGATCCTGGGCTTCAAATGCCATACCTGGCTCGATCTCTTCAACGCCCTGGAATGCTTCCAGCGGCACCTGCTGAATCAGCTCAGGCTGAAGTTCGCCATAGGCCTCAGCGGGCTCTACGCTCACTTGTGCTTTGGCGCCGGCAGTCTTGCCGACCAGTGCCTTCTCGAGGCCCGGAATAATATTGCTTGCACCCTGAAGATACGCCAGTGGTTCAGCGCCCTCGGAGCTATCCAGAACTTCACCCTCGTTATTTGTCAGGGTGTAGTGCATTGAGACGACCACATTGTCGCCGATCATCAGACTCATTTTATTAGTGTTCCTTAAACGACACGGGCGGCCCGAAGGCCGCCCGCTAAAGACAGGATCAGGAGATTACGGTGATCGCTTCTGCCTGAGGGCCTTTCTGGCCGGCTGTAACGGTGAACTCAACTTCCTGGCCCTCTGCGAGAGTCTTGAAGCCGGAACCCTGGATGGCGCTGAAGTGTGCAAACACATCGGGGCCGGATTCCTGTTCGATGAAACCAAAACCTTTAGTCTCGTTAAACCATTTAACTTTGCCAGTAACTCTGGACATGTCATATTCCTCTATTCATTTAGATATTTCCCATTTTGGGGCAGTACTTGAGGGAAAAACTATCTATGCACTACAGGAAGGAGGCTTAGCACGGCTAATCGCTAAATGCGATACACAAATAAAGAATCAAACAAGCTGGCGCGCATCATACAGGGATTTTTGGTGAATTAACATCCACTTATATGACATCAAATTGCAGATACGCGCCCGCGGTTATTCCTGCTCTGCCCTGGCGCGATCAACCTCCGCCGCGACGGCAGCGATGATTTCCGCTTCGACCAGCTCTCGGACAGGACCTGAGGTGCCTATTGAGTATGTATCAACGGCAACAAAACCCCCTATTCCACGCTCGATATCAATCCAGGTGGTATGACCGAACAAGCCAGGATCAGTGAACAAAGTAGGGGCTGAACCGTCTTCAGGCACGTCAATAAACCATCCCATACCGTACGGAGTCCCGAATTCACCTCCCCGATCCTCGCGCATAAACGCTGCCGCACCTGGTGCCAGTACCTGGCTATCGCCACAAAGCCCGTCGTTCAGATGCATCATCATCAGCTTGGCCACGTCATCGAGATTACTGATGGCGCCACCTTCGATATTGGGATTGTCTCTACCGATCAGGCTGTCCGGACTGCCGTCGAAGCTCTCGAAGTCACTCCAGGGGTTTCCGAACTCCATCACTTCCAGCTCACAAGGCTGAGCAATATACGCGTCGAATGCCTGCGCCCAGGTAGAATTGCTCACGATTTCAGCGACGGCGCCGGCCACCTGCCACTGGCTACCACCATAGTTATACTCAGTGCTGGGAGGGACGATGCCCGGAACTTCGGTGATGTAAATACGTTCAGCGCACTCTTGTAACGTCCCGGTCGGGAAGAACTGGCAAGCGAGATCCCAATAGGTCGCCGTGTCTGCCAGAATAGTCGTCAAGCCGGGCATGCCCGAGGTATTGCTCACTAATTGCTCGACCGTGCGATCGGCAAAAAGACCGTCCCAGGGCAGGTACGGGCCGATGGGCTCTGAGATACCAAAATCCAGGCCTTCGTCGCCGTCGAGTGCCATCAACAAACTTACCGCTGGCACCTTACTGCCGGACGCCAGCTGGGTGATGAGATCCTCTGTGTGATCTCCGAACGCGGCCCGATGAATCACACCCCATTCAGCGTCTACGAGAATATAAGATACTCCGTCAAAATCTGCCGCTTCATCAACAAATTGCTGCATCCGGTCATCGACAGCAGCAAAGTCATACGCCGGGGGAGCA includes the following:
- a CDS encoding peptidylprolyl isomerase, which codes for MTLQKIALAALSSLALSGCFQTQLKGGVGDAELSIAPLRFPNNIQASATSWNAATLRENWGEDTWADASDLFKLISVGAAQPNTDGIDPATLYLVTATGGVDYDPNLQQKRLSDNPETVQGSWHAIVSGERILEGNLKVSALTEALYLQVRNAGFDSQQEDEILTQLNAAAQLVVSDIDDNGIVDYNDVLRFHRSLDAESFVGDLAALDRLARGVIAGQPESTLAQHAKDAFSTSPVTLTFDAGIVEVETYNWEAPITAANFLNYVTTGFYDQTLVHRAINDFMIQMGWIAYLGRDTFERIEWEQKAPGPAIFNEASNGLSNVRGALAMARTSDPNSATSQFFINQANNTFLDYGSASNPDGYAVFGRVISGLSVVDTIAAERTTSVSGIGQDVPSRGVVLESAVAGN
- a CDS encoding S1 RNA-binding domain-containing protein, giving the protein MNSPTLEIGRYNELTILETGDHGVILDGHQAGRLLLSRRQCPPDLSPGDNLEVFIFVDSLGDAVPTTRRPAAQVGEVAWLEIVEVNEIGAFADWGMSKDLFIPFAEQPHKLSKGRHALVRVYIDNKGRLAGSNRIDHWIEDETEGFKTGQAVRLMIADKTEMGFKAIINHQYWGLLYANELYQRVRKGQTVDGYIKRVRDDSRVDLTLSQPGFSKGKMAGISEQILAALEDNDGFLPLNDKSPPKEIYATFKVSKKVFKQAVGGLYKQRKIVLENGGIRLSD
- a CDS encoding cold-shock protein, whose translation is MSRVTGKVKWFNETKGFGFIEQESGPDVFAHFSAIQGSGFKTLAEGQEVEFTVTAGQKGPQAEAITVIS
- a CDS encoding serine hydrolase domain-containing protein, whose amino-acid sequence is MTQSLRALMAAPLLILATACSDSSDRDNTAPEPPPAPPAYDFAAVDDRMQQFVDEAADFDGVSYILVDAEWGVIHRAAFGDHTEDLITQLASGSKVPAVSLLMALDGDEGLDFGISEPIGPYLPWDGLFADRTVEQLVSNTSGMPGLTTILADTATYWDLACQFFPTGTLQECAERIYITEVPGIVPPSTEYNYGGSQWQVAGAVAEIVSNSTWAQAFDAYIAQPCELEVMEFGNPWSDFESFDGSPDSLIGRDNPNIEGGAISNLDDVAKLMMMHLNDGLCGDSQVLAPGAAAFMREDRGGEFGTPYGMGWFIDVPEDGSAPTLFTDPGLFGHTTWIDIERGIGGFVAVDTYSIGTSGPVRELVEAEIIAAVAAEVDRARAEQE